In the genome of Halobacterium noricense, one region contains:
- a CDS encoding IS630 family transposase (programmed frameshift) codes for MEHLDEISVEELQDALENVEGKKPTERLLAAIAYKNGVTKAELAQWYDVHRKTIYNWLNRLDTDDSLEHAVSNTHRSGRNRKLSETQQQQFEATVHDSPEEVGLDAPAWTPALAQQHLEDTYGVEYSIPSCRRLLKEAGLSYQKPRCTAAEADEDEQEQFHEEFQKKHRELDATVVCIDQTKKSVQVEPRAAWFPRGTRPSVELSGQRKWTCLLGAITEDGDCFFSRFEEYVTAEHAKHFILALCKGFEDDLLVVLDGAPYFQASAVTGLAARDDLAFVTLPSYSPELNPVEECWRQLQAALSNRFFDSLDETTAIDTALDQLSIPKVSNYF; via the exons GTGGAGCACCTCGACGAAATCTCCGTCGAAGAGCTGCAAGATGCTCTCGAGAACGTGGAGGGAAAGAAGCCAACAGAGCGGTTGTTAGCCGCGATCGCGTACAAAAACGGTGTCACGAAAGCCGAGCTAGCCCAGTGGTACGACGTTCACCGGAAAACAATCTACAACTGGCTCAACCGACTCGACACCGACGACTCGCTTGAGCACGCTGTCTCTAACACTCACCGTTCTGGAAGAAATCGAAAACTCTCAGAAACACAGCAACAACAGTTCGAAGCAACGGTCCACGACTCACCCGAGGAGGTCGGGTTGGATGCGCCGGCGTGGACGCCGGCGCTTGCTCAACAGCATCTCGAAGACACGTACGGCGTCGAGTATTCAATCCCGAGCTGTCGGCGGCTGTTGAAAGAAGCGGGATTGAGCTATCAAAAACCACGCTGTACAGCCGCTGAAGCCGACGAAGATGAACAAGAACAGTTCCACGAAGAGT TTCAAAAAAAGCACCGGGAGCTGGACGCCACCGTAGTCTGCATCGATCAAACGAAGAAATCTGTGCAAGTTGAGCCGCGTGCCGCATGGTTTCCGCGCGGCACGCGGCCCTCCGTGGAACTCTCTGGCCAACGCAAGTGGACGTGTTTGCTGGGCGCGATCACCGAGGACGGTGATTGCTTCTTCTCCCGCTTCGAAGAGTACGTCACCGCCGAACATGCGAAACATTTCATTCTTGCATTATGTAAAGGGTTCGAAGATGACTTGCTCGTGGTGCTAGATGGGGCGCCGTATTTTCAGGCGTCGGCCGTCACAGGCCTGGCGGCCCGTGACGACCTCGCCTTCGTGACGCTTCCATCGTATTCGCCGGAGTTGAATCCGGTCGAGGAATGCTGGCGACAGCTGCAAGCCGCTCTGAGCAATCGCTTTTTCGACTCGCTCGACGAAACAACGGCGATCGACACCGCTCTCGACCAACTTTCAATCCCTAAAGTAAGCAATTACTTCTAA
- a CDS encoding DUF7475 family protein, which translates to MTRTESSVRLPDSVAGYVANDLAIITGIIHLLLAPQFINFSQTLGTLFLLNGLGFLGGIALYLTNYWRRELYLVAAGYALVTFIAFFVYGGFEGFVSAFYMRGSLNWNAVGAKTAEVLLIFCSLYLYTDSQ; encoded by the coding sequence ATGACACGAACTGAGTCGAGCGTACGCCTGCCCGACAGTGTAGCCGGATACGTCGCAAACGATCTCGCGATCATCACCGGAATCATCCACCTGTTACTTGCACCACAGTTCATCAACTTTAGCCAGACGCTCGGCACGCTGTTCCTCCTCAACGGACTCGGATTCTTGGGTGGGATTGCACTCTATCTGACGAACTACTGGCGGCGAGAACTTTACCTCGTCGCCGCGGGATACGCCCTCGTTACGTTCATCGCGTTCTTCGTGTACGGTGGCTTCGAGGGCTTCGTCTCCGCGTTCTATATGCGTGGCTCGCTCAACTGGAACGCGGTCGGAGCGAAAACAGCAGAAGTCCTCCTCATCTTCTGCTCGCTCTATCTGTACACGGACTCACAGTGA